One genomic region from Vitreimonas flagellata encodes:
- a CDS encoding indolepyruvate ferredoxin oxidoreductase family protein codes for MIDASIKLEDAFDRATGRVYMTGMQALVRLALLQAESDKKAGLNTAGLISGYRGSPLGGFDTEIDRNKKRLSAANVLFQTGLNEDLAATALLGTQQAQQFGTARYDGVFSMWYGKGPGVDRSGDAFKHGLRAGTSEHGGVLVAFGDDHAGKSSTVAHQSDPSLAALGMPVLNPATLEEVMQYGLYGWAASRFSGLWVGLKCVNETAEATGVVDIGAVLRPFVKPQDVELPPGGLNLRIAFDVVGDETRHIRYRLPAIEAWARANPIDRALGAKNAPLGVVTSGKSYLDVLDALRLLELDEAGPVAVYKVGQIYPLERQGIMRFASGKRELAFIEEKTGLVEQQALGFLFNMAEGQRPRVVGKLDEKGQPLAPMHGVMDARDVAIIIGERLQALGLATESVSQRVARLRESKEAQASGAIGKANRTPWFCSGCPHNTSTKAPEGSKTLTGIGCHTMAIWMERDALPPAQMGGEGANWIGMAPFVNTEHVFQNLGDGTYNHSGLLAIRAAVATNTRITYKILFNDAVAMTGGQKHDGQLTVGDIVRQVQAERVDRVVVVAEDPSRVSGPQLPADVALYHRDRMDEVQRELREQTGVTVLIYDQTCASVLRRQRKRGLAETPSRRVVINERVCEGCGDCSVQSNCTSVIPKPTEFGLKRAIDQSSCNRDFSCVKGFCPSFVELDGAEPAARAAQFNVAAALAAVPAPEYKPHGDITNVLVAGIGGTGVVTVGALIGMAAHLEGGKLAAYDMTGLAQKGGAVYSHVRITKNGVADEFGPRLPPHGCDVLIGCEAQVSVAGDAIASISAGRTIAFLNEDVLAPGAFQIGAPVALTTDGYRATLDSVLGAGTTDAVPATDLAKTLLGDAVYANVMMLGYAFQKGALPLTAEAIERAIELNGASVAKNKAAFHIGRIAAYDLKMLPGRKGAEPVPDLTLDELIERRAAFLTAYQDEAYAARFRELVSRVRAAASASGAGEAFPRAVVENFSKLMAYKDEYEVARLYSDGAFRAQLAQDFSEPRKVSLYLSPPLIAPKDKRTGHAKKIKFGPWVFPVLEVLAKFKGLRGKSYDPIGWTAERREERRLIVEYESTIADISARLNSANAAIATDVARVPEEIRGFGHVKERSLKHARARRARLLQRFEAKSSAGSSAATSATAAAE; via the coding sequence ATGATCGACGCCTCAATTAAACTTGAGGACGCGTTCGATCGGGCGACGGGCCGCGTCTATATGACGGGCATGCAGGCGCTCGTGCGGCTGGCATTGTTGCAGGCGGAATCCGACAAAAAGGCTGGCTTGAATACGGCTGGGCTGATCTCCGGCTATCGCGGCTCGCCGCTTGGGGGATTCGACACCGAGATCGACCGCAACAAGAAGCGCCTCAGCGCGGCGAACGTGTTGTTCCAAACCGGCCTGAACGAAGATTTGGCCGCGACCGCGCTGCTCGGCACGCAGCAGGCGCAGCAATTCGGGACGGCGCGTTACGACGGCGTCTTTTCCATGTGGTATGGTAAAGGCCCGGGCGTTGATCGCTCCGGCGATGCTTTCAAGCACGGCTTGCGCGCGGGAACTTCCGAGCATGGCGGCGTGCTGGTCGCCTTTGGCGACGACCACGCTGGCAAATCCTCCACGGTCGCGCACCAGAGCGATCCTTCGCTCGCGGCGCTCGGTATGCCGGTGCTCAACCCGGCGACGCTCGAAGAGGTGATGCAATACGGCCTCTATGGCTGGGCGGCGTCGCGCTTCAGCGGGCTGTGGGTCGGCCTGAAGTGCGTGAACGAGACGGCCGAAGCCACGGGCGTCGTCGATATTGGCGCGGTGCTGCGCCCGTTCGTGAAGCCGCAGGACGTTGAGCTCCCGCCTGGTGGGCTCAATCTGCGCATTGCGTTTGACGTGGTCGGCGATGAGACACGGCACATCCGCTATCGCCTGCCGGCGATAGAAGCCTGGGCGCGCGCCAATCCGATCGATCGCGCATTGGGCGCGAAGAATGCGCCGCTTGGCGTCGTCACCTCCGGCAAGTCCTATCTCGACGTGCTGGACGCGCTGCGTCTGCTCGAGTTGGACGAGGCTGGCCCCGTCGCGGTTTACAAAGTCGGCCAGATTTATCCGCTCGAGCGCCAGGGCATTATGCGCTTTGCCAGCGGCAAGCGGGAACTTGCGTTCATCGAAGAGAAAACGGGGCTCGTTGAGCAGCAGGCGCTTGGTTTCCTGTTCAACATGGCCGAGGGCCAGCGGCCGCGCGTTGTCGGCAAGCTCGACGAAAAGGGTCAGCCGCTCGCGCCGATGCATGGCGTGATGGACGCGCGCGATGTCGCGATCATCATTGGCGAACGCTTGCAAGCGCTCGGCCTTGCCACCGAATCTGTGTCGCAACGTGTCGCGCGTCTGCGTGAGAGTAAGGAGGCGCAAGCGTCGGGCGCGATCGGCAAGGCTAACCGAACGCCGTGGTTCTGCTCTGGCTGCCCACACAACACCTCGACCAAAGCGCCCGAAGGCAGCAAAACGCTCACCGGCATCGGCTGCCATACGATGGCGATCTGGATGGAGCGCGATGCGCTGCCGCCGGCGCAGATGGGGGGCGAAGGCGCGAACTGGATCGGCATGGCGCCGTTCGTGAACACTGAGCACGTGTTCCAGAATTTGGGCGACGGTACGTACAATCACTCAGGTCTGCTCGCGATCCGCGCCGCGGTGGCGACGAACACGCGCATCACGTACAAAATTCTTTTCAACGACGCTGTCGCCATGACGGGCGGTCAAAAGCACGACGGTCAGCTCACCGTTGGCGACATCGTGCGCCAAGTGCAAGCGGAGCGCGTCGACCGCGTTGTCGTCGTGGCCGAAGATCCGTCGCGCGTGTCCGGGCCACAGCTGCCAGCGGACGTGGCGCTTTACCATCGCGACCGCATGGACGAAGTGCAGCGCGAGCTGCGCGAGCAAACGGGCGTGACGGTGCTGATCTACGATCAGACCTGCGCCTCAGTGCTGCGCCGTCAACGCAAGCGCGGTTTGGCCGAAACGCCGTCGCGCCGGGTCGTGATCAATGAGCGCGTGTGCGAAGGCTGCGGCGATTGCTCCGTACAATCGAATTGCACGTCCGTAATTCCGAAGCCGACCGAGTTCGGCTTGAAGCGCGCGATTGATCAATCAAGCTGCAACCGCGATTTCTCCTGCGTGAAGGGCTTCTGCCCGTCGTTCGTGGAATTGGATGGCGCTGAGCCGGCTGCGCGCGCTGCGCAATTCAACGTCGCCGCCGCACTCGCGGCCGTGCCCGCACCCGAATACAAGCCGCACGGCGACATCACCAACGTGCTCGTCGCTGGCATTGGCGGCACGGGCGTTGTCACCGTGGGTGCGCTCATCGGCATGGCCGCGCACCTCGAAGGCGGCAAGCTCGCGGCCTACGACATGACCGGTCTCGCGCAGAAGGGCGGCGCGGTTTACAGCCATGTGCGCATCACCAAGAACGGCGTCGCCGACGAGTTCGGCCCACGTCTGCCGCCGCATGGCTGCGACGTGCTGATTGGTTGCGAAGCACAGGTTTCTGTTGCGGGCGACGCGATTGCGTCGATCAGCGCTGGCCGCACGATCGCGTTCCTCAACGAAGACGTGTTGGCGCCGGGTGCATTCCAGATCGGCGCGCCGGTCGCGCTGACGACGGATGGCTATCGCGCCACGCTGGATAGCGTGCTGGGCGCTGGAACGACGGACGCAGTACCGGCGACGGATTTGGCGAAAACACTGCTCGGGGACGCTGTCTATGCCAACGTCATGATGCTCGGTTACGCCTTCCAGAAGGGCGCGCTGCCGTTGACGGCGGAGGCGATCGAGCGTGCAATCGAACTCAACGGCGCGAGTGTGGCGAAGAACAAGGCCGCGTTCCATATCGGCCGTATCGCGGCCTACGATCTGAAAATGCTGCCGGGCCGCAAAGGCGCGGAGCCTGTACCCGACTTGACGCTCGACGAATTGATCGAACGCCGCGCAGCGTTTTTGACGGCCTATCAAGACGAAGCTTACGCGGCGCGCTTCCGCGAACTCGTGTCACGCGTACGTGCTGCTGCTTCGGCGAGCGGCGCCGGTGAGGCGTTCCCGCGCGCCGTGGTGGAGAATTTCTCAAAGCTGATGGCCTACAAGGACGAGTACGAAGTCGCGCGCCTTTATTCGGACGGCGCGTTCCGTGCGCAATTGGCGCAGGATTTCTCCGAGCCGCGCAAAGTTTCGCTCTATCTCTCACCGCCGCTGATCGCACCGAAGGATAAGCGCACCGGGCACGCCAAGAAGATCAAGTTCGGGCCCTGGGTTTTCCCGGTGCTGGAAGTGCTCGCGAAGTTCAAAGGCCTGCGCGGCAAATCCTACGATCCGATCGGCTGGACGGCGGAGCGCCGCGAGGAGCGCCGCCTGATCGTGGAATACGAAAGCACGATCGCTGACATCAGCGCGCGCCTGAACAGCGCCAACGCGGCCATCGCGACTGACGTGGCGCGTGTTCCGGAAGAGATCCGCGGCTTTGGCCATGTGAAGGAACGCTCATTGAAGCACGCTCGTGCGCGCCGCGCGCGCCTGCTGCAGCGCTTTGAAGCCAAATCCAGCGCAGGAAGTTCCGCGGCGACCAGCGCAACCGCCGCCGCGGAATAG
- a CDS encoding AraC family transcriptional regulator produces MASNQDGQHTILASWVGALATAVQREGHNWDELCRTEKVIDPRLSASGARLQHDIMRDIWTRASTLTNDPAISLRAAKCLKPHALHSLGYGMMAASSLDEVCRLVQRHFHVISTAAALDIEVGSKYYTLTSVCEPAVNDEGFEMFMAFIAGVFDLISNDEIKPVKVSLRRPVNSKAARDRYSYCFQADTEFEAPQNMIVFEKAQLMQPLPTANPEIRLISERMIAQYLEDFGSGEFRTIVRSRILSLLRNGRASEEAVAKGLNMSCSSLSRRLRMEGVTYRQMLNETQKSLALQHLQDVALPISEIGFRLGFEDLSSFSRSFRRWTGVSPREWRRRHCGPEGLAEEKTSLDKSEELDCVA; encoded by the coding sequence ATGGCGTCAAATCAGGATGGTCAGCACACCATTTTGGCAAGCTGGGTCGGCGCGCTGGCCACGGCTGTTCAACGTGAAGGTCACAACTGGGACGAGCTCTGCCGTACCGAGAAGGTGATTGATCCGCGGCTCTCCGCATCGGGCGCTCGCCTGCAGCACGACATCATGCGCGATATCTGGACGCGCGCGAGCACGCTTACCAACGATCCCGCGATTTCCCTGCGCGCCGCCAAATGCTTGAAGCCGCACGCGCTGCATTCGCTGGGCTACGGCATGATGGCCGCGTCGAGCCTCGATGAAGTGTGTCGGCTCGTGCAGCGTCATTTCCACGTGATCAGCACCGCCGCCGCTTTGGATATCGAAGTCGGCTCGAAATATTACACGCTGACATCCGTGTGCGAGCCCGCCGTCAACGACGAAGGTTTCGAGATGTTCATGGCGTTCATCGCTGGCGTATTCGATCTCATCTCCAACGACGAAATTAAGCCTGTGAAGGTGTCGCTGCGTCGCCCCGTCAACAGCAAGGCAGCGCGCGATCGCTATTCCTATTGCTTCCAGGCCGACACGGAATTCGAAGCGCCGCAGAACATGATCGTCTTCGAGAAGGCGCAGCTGATGCAGCCGCTGCCGACGGCGAACCCAGAAATCCGCCTGATCAGCGAGCGTATGATCGCGCAATATCTGGAAGACTTCGGCTCCGGTGAATTCCGCACCATCGTGCGGTCGCGCATCCTTTCGTTGCTGCGCAACGGTCGCGCCTCGGAAGAGGCGGTGGCGAAGGGCCTCAATATGAGCTGCTCGTCGCTCTCGCGCCGCCTACGCATGGAAGGTGTGACGTACCGTCAGATGCTCAACGAAACGCAGAAGAGCCTGGCGCTGCAACACCTGCAAGACGTGGCGCTGCCGATCAGCGAGATCGGCTTCCGTTTGGGCTTCGAGGATTTGAGCTCTTTCTCCCGCTCCTTCCGCCGCTGGACCGGCGTGTCGCCGCGCGAATGGCGTCGCCGTCACTGCGGCCCGGAAGGTTTGGCTGAGGAAAAGACATCATTGGACAAGTCCGAAGAATTGGACTGCGTAGCATAG
- a CDS encoding acyl-CoA dehydrogenase family protein, with the protein MDFDYSPRVKDLIARVRAFMDEQIYPIEHVYHEQMAAFGTGRDRFQTPPIMEELKKAGRAAGLWNLFLPHSEHGAGLTNLEYAPLAEILGEVYWAAEALNCTAPDTGNMEVLDRYGSEYQKEKWLKPLLEGEIRSSFLMTEPAVASSDARNIQTSIKRDGDHYVINGRKWWSSGAGDPRAKLFILMGKTDPDAPTYSQQSMILVPSDAPGLTKKRFLNVFGFDDAPHGHAEIILENVRVPVENMLLGEGRGFEIAQGRLGPGRIHHCMRTIGVAERALKMMTERLIQRKAFGKAIIEHSVWEQRIAEARTNIEMCRLLTLKAADMMDKVGNKQARGEIAMIKVAAPRMALQVIDDAIQAFGGMGVSQDTPLSQMFAHTRILRIADGPDEVHNRTIAQLEIAAAKERLRLREKA; encoded by the coding sequence ATGGATTTTGATTACTCGCCACGCGTGAAGGACCTGATAGCCCGCGTGCGCGCCTTCATGGACGAGCAGATCTATCCGATCGAGCACGTCTATCATGAACAGATGGCGGCGTTCGGCACAGGCCGCGATCGCTTCCAGACGCCGCCGATCATGGAAGAGCTCAAGAAGGCAGGGCGCGCGGCGGGCCTTTGGAATCTCTTCCTGCCGCACAGCGAGCACGGCGCCGGCCTCACCAATCTCGAATATGCGCCGCTGGCCGAAATTCTAGGCGAAGTCTATTGGGCCGCCGAAGCGCTGAACTGCACCGCGCCCGACACGGGCAACATGGAAGTGCTCGATCGCTACGGCAGCGAATACCAAAAGGAGAAGTGGCTGAAGCCGCTTCTGGAAGGCGAAATTCGTTCGTCCTTCCTGATGACCGAACCGGCCGTCGCATCCTCCGACGCGCGCAACATCCAAACCAGCATCAAACGCGACGGCGATCATTACGTCATCAATGGCCGCAAATGGTGGTCTTCGGGCGCAGGCGACCCGCGCGCGAAGCTTTTTATCCTGATGGGCAAGACCGACCCAGACGCACCGACCTATTCGCAGCAATCCATGATCCTGGTGCCGTCGGACGCGCCAGGCCTCACCAAGAAGCGCTTCCTCAACGTGTTCGGCTTTGACGACGCGCCGCACGGCCACGCCGAGATCATTCTCGAGAACGTACGCGTGCCGGTCGAGAACATGCTGCTCGGCGAAGGCCGCGGCTTCGAAATTGCGCAGGGCCGCTTGGGCCCAGGCCGCATCCACCATTGCATGCGCACTATCGGTGTTGCTGAGCGCGCACTGAAAATGATGACCGAGCGCCTGATCCAGCGCAAAGCCTTCGGGAAAGCCATCATCGAGCATTCAGTGTGGGAGCAACGCATCGCCGAAGCCCGCACCAACATCGAGATGTGCCGCCTGCTGACGCTGAAGGCCGCCGACATGATGGACAAGGTCGGCAACAAGCAAGCGCGCGGCGAGATCGCCATGATCAAGGTCGCCGCGCCCCGCATGGCGCTGCAGGTGATCGACGATGCGATCCAGGCCTTCGGCGGCATGGGCGTTTCGCAGGACACGCCGCTCTCGCAGATGTTCGCGCACACGCGCATACTGCGCATCGCCGACGGCCCGGACGAAGTGCACAACCGCACCATCGCCCAGCTTGAAATCGCCGCCGCGAAAGAGCGCCTGCGTCTGCGCGAAAAGGCCTAA